ATCAACTATAAACCACTGGATTGTCTTCAATTGGATGGGGGAATCCAATTGACAGCCTCGATTCGTATCCTAGCTCGTCTGAGAGCGAGCTTCGCTTCAACCAAATCTTTCGTACCCTCAGCTTTACTCAAGTTAGCTTCGGCTATTTCAAGTGCCTTTTGAGCTTCTTCCGGATCAATATCACTACCCAGTTCCGCATCATTTCCTAAAATGATGATCTCATTATTAACTATTCTCGCAAAACCGCTCCACAGAACCGCCGTTAACCATTGGTCGTTGAGGAGGCGTATTCTCAAAGGACCCATATCTACTGCTGTGTTAATAGGGGCGTGGTTTGGTAATACGCCAATTTGGCCACTATTCGTGGATAAAATGATTTCTTTCACTTCACAATCCCAAATAATTCGCTTAGGAGTCAGTACATAAAGATTTAATTTCATTTCTgcgatttgttctcctcttctaagGTTATAGCTTTCGTGCTAGCTTCATCGATGTTACCCACCAAATAAAAAGCCTGTTCAGGTAGGCCGTCTAATTCTCCGGAAAGGATTAGTTGAAATCCCCTAATAGTTTCCGCAAGAGCAACATACTTTCCTGGAGAACCAGTAAAAACTTCTGCCACAAAGAACGGTTGTGATAAGAAACGCTCAATTTTTCTTGCTCTTGCTACAGTTAAACGATCCTCTTCCGATAATTCATCCAAGCCAAGAATTGCGATAATGTCCTGAAGTTCTTTGTAACGTTGTAAAGTTTCCTTAACTCTTTGCGCAGTTTCATAATGTTCGTTGCCAACGATCCGAGGCTGTAACATAGTTGATGTTGAATCTAAAGGATCTACTGCTGGATAAATACCCTTGGAAGCTAATCCTCTGGAAAGTACGGTAGTAGCATCCAAAtgtgcaaatgttgtggcaggggCAGGGTCGGTCAAATCGTCCGCAGGTACATAAACTGCTTGAATCGAAGTTATAGATCCCTTTTTAGTAGAAGCAATTCTTTCTTGCAAAGAACCCATTTCTGTACTAAGAGTAGGTTGATAACCCACTGCGGAGGGCATTCTCCCTAATAAAGCGGATACCTCTGATCCTGCTTGAACAAAACGAAAGATATTATCGATAAATAAAAGCACGTCTTGCTTATTAACATCTCGGAAATATTCTGCCATAGTTAGGGCAGTTAAACCAACTCTCATACGAGCTCCCGGTGGTTCATTCATTTGGCCATAGACTAGAGCTACCTTTGATTCTTCAATATTTTTTTCATTAATTACTCCGGATTCCTTCATTTCCATATAAAGATCATTTCCTTCACGAGTCCGTTCCCCTACTCCACCGAATACGGATACGCCCCCATGAGCTTTAGCAATGTTATTGATTAATTCCATGATCAGTACTGTTTTACCTACTCCAGCCCCCCCAAATAGTCCTATTTTTCCTCCACGTCGATAAGGAGCTAAAAGATCGACGACCTTAATACCTGTTTCAAAGATGGATAATTTCGTATCTAACTCGATAAAGGCAGGCGCAGATCTATGAATAGGGAACGTTGCACTACTATCTACAGGACCCAAATTGTCAACAGGCTCCCCAAGAACGTTGAAAATTCGTCCGAGAGTAGCTCCACCGACCGGAACACTGAGAGGAGCTCCCGTGTCAATCACTTCCATTCCTCTCATCAACCCGTCCGTAGCACTCATAGCTACAGCTCTAACTCGATTATTTCCTAATAATTGTTGTACCTCACAAGTCACATTAATTTGCTTATCGGCAGTGTCTCTACTCTGGACTACTAAAGCGTTATAAATATAAGGTAACTTGCCCGGGGGAAAAGTGACATCCAGCACGGGtccaataatttgatcgatacgaCCTGTACTTTTTTCTTCACTTGTGGAAACCCCGGGACGAGAAGTAGTAGGATTGGTTCTCATAATTATCACATAATTAAAAAAAAGGAATTTGTCgaaatttttctttttttattgttgaataatgccaaatcaaatcaaaaaaaatccaaaagtaAAAAGGAAATGAATTAGTTAAttcaataagagagaaaaggggacCAGGACTTGATTTCGTTGCCCAAGCGAATCCCATTCAATCGTTTACTCATGGAATGAGTCCGTTGGAAAGTTCAATCAATCTTTTTTTCATATACATTTTGCCTTTTGTGGAGGATCTGTGCCTACTCTACTTTCCTATCTAGGACTTCGATATACAAAATATATACTACTGTGAAGCATAGATTGCTGTCAACAAAGAATTTTATTAGTATTTAGTTAGGTATTTGCATTCCAAATAAGAAAAGAGACCTATTAAGAACTTGTAAAATAAGGATTAGGGATTAATTTGGGTTGCGCTATACCTATCAAAGAGTATACAATAATGATGGATTTGGTAAATCAAATCCATGGTTTAATAACGAACCGTGTTAACTTACCATAACAACAACTCAATTCCTATCGAATTCCTATAGTGGAATTCCTATAGGATAGAACATACACAGGGTGTACGCATTATATATGAATGAAACATATTCATTAACCTAAGCATGCCCTCAATTTTCTTTAATGAGTTGATATTATATTAATTGAATATCCTTTTTGTTTTACGAGATTTTTGCTAAAGTTTCATTTACGCCTAATTAACATCGAGTAGACCCTGTTATTGTGAGAATTCTTAATTCAAGAGTTGTAGGGAGGGACTTATGTCACcacaaacagaaactaaagcAGGTGTTGGATTTCAAGCTGGTGTTAAAGATTATAAATTGACTTACTACACCCCAGAGTATGAAACTAAGGATACTGATATCTTGGCAGCATTCCGAGTAAGTCCTCAGCCTGGGGTTCCGCCCGAAGAAGCAGGGGCTGCAGTAGCTGCCGAATCTTCTACTGGTACATGGACAACTGTTTGGACTGATGGACTTACCAGTCTTGATCGTTACAAAGGACGATGCTATCACATCGAGCCTGTTGCTGGGGAAGACAGCCAATGGATCTGTTATGTAGCTTATCCATTAGACCTATTTGAGGAGGGTTCCGTTACTAACATGTTTACTTCCATTGTGGGTAACGTATTTGGGTTCAAAGCCCTACGTGCTCTACGTTTGGAGGATCTACGAATTCCCCCTACTTATTCAAAAACTTTCCAAGGCCCGCCTCATGGTATCCAAGTTGAAAGAGATAAGTTGAACAAGTATGGCCGTCCTTTATTGGGATGTACTATTAAACCAAAATTGGGATTATCCGCAAAAAATTATGGTAGAGCGTGTTATGAGTGTCTACGTGGTGGACTTGATTTTACCAAAGATGATGAAAACGTAAACTCACAACCATTTATGCGCTGGAGAGACCGTTTTGTCTTTTGTGCCGAAGCTATTTATAAATCACAGGCCGAAACCGGTGAAATCAAGGGGCATTACTTGAATGCGACTGCGGGTACATGTGAAGAAATGATTAAGAGAGCTGTATTTGCGAGAGAATTAGGGGTTCCTATTGTAATGCATGACTACTTAACCGGGGGATTCACCGCAAATACTACTTTGGCTCACTATTGCCGCGACAATGGCTTACTTCTTCACATTCACCGTGCAATGCATGCAGTTATTGATAGACAGAAAAATCATGGTATGCATTTCCGTGTATTAGCTAAAGCATTGCGTATGTCTGGGGGAGATCATATCCACTCCGGTACAGTAGTAGGTAAGTTAGAAGGGGAACGCGAAATGACTTTAGGTTTTGTTGATTTATTGCGCGATGATTTTATTGAAAAAGATCGTGCTCGCGGTATCTTTTTCACTCAGGACTGGGTATCCATGCCAGGTGTTATACCGGTAGCTTCAGGTGGTATTCATGTTTGGCATATGCCAGCTCTGACCGAAATCTTTGGGGACGATTCTGTATTACAATTTGGTGGAGGAACTTTAGGACATCCTTGGGGGAATGCACCTGGTGCAGCAGCTAATCGAGTGGCTTTAGAAGCTTGTGTACAAGCTCGTAACGAAGGGCGTGATCTTGCTCGCGAAGGTAATGAAATTATCCGAGCAGCTTGCAAATGGAGTCCTGAACTAGCCGCAGCTTGTGAAGTATGGAAGGCGATCAAATTCGAGTTCGAGCCGGTAGATACTATCGATAAGAAGGTCTAAAAAAAAATAAacgaaataaaaagagaaaaaaataagttaTGAAATGCAGtaattcttctttattcttctaatTGATTGCAATTAAACTCGGCTCAatctttttttttataaaaaagattGAGCCGAATAAAAATAGATCATGATATGATCATGAGACTTGACAAATCGAGATTCGTCTATTCTATATatctagaatatatatatatattaaggtATAAtacaataaagaaataaaaagaaaataataaaatatagtagtatcatatgataatggaatcaaatacgcagtatttacagaaaaaagtcttcgtttattgggaaagaatcaatatacttttaatgtcgaatcgggattcactaagacagaaataaagcattggttcaaactcttctttggattaaggtggtagctgtgaatagccatcgactacctggaaaaggtagaagaataggACCTATTCTGGGCCGTACAATGCATTACAGACGTATGATCATTACCCTTCAACCGGGTTATTCTATTCCACTTCTAGATAGAGAAAAAAACTAAAGGAGAATGAATGAAAAAAGACATAGTTTGGAAGTTAGACCTTTTTATAAGACTCTCTTTCAATTTCAAAAAAGAGGACGTTTGAAACTTTTAACAGGCGTAATCGTGAGTCAACATGCTAGAACTAGATAAGGAAGTTTTCTATAACCTTAATAAAAAGGATAAAAAGGTAGTTTTAGTTTATGACTCCGATCAAGAGCGAGAAATCCTTGATTTGGGATTGGACATAGAACCTGGACCCATCGGAGAGACGTTGAAAGGAGCGTATCCTGATGGTAAGAATTATACTTTCGTGGAAATACAGCGCTATAGACTTCAGTGTGGTAGAGTAGACGTTTTGTTcctaatttttctggaccaaacctCCGCTCCGACCCAACGATACAATGAATTTTTTCTGTTCATATTCATAAATAAAAAAGATTAGGAATCGCAATGCTACTATATGCGTCCAGAGCAGTATTTTGAATACTATTCTTCTATAATCCATTATTGCGCGGGGTCTTACTAACAGGACTTCGCGGCACAGGACGGGTCTTCGTCGAAAAGCTAACACCACCCGGCATTTTCATACCCTTTCTTTGGGTGGTATATCGCCTTTAAAAGTCTAAGAGGGTAGTAGGGGGGATCTTAAGAGGGTAGTAGGGGATCTTAAGAGGGTAGTAGGGGATCTATAGTAGGTAAGATAATTTGCCCTTTGATTTTGATTGAATATACTATTTTTCTGCCTTTACCACGCATTATTGTATGCGCTTCTAGAGAAGTATGTATGCAGGAAGTAAATTCTAGTCGCTTTCTTTTGAATCCAATTTCAAATTAGATTAGAAAGATAGAAAGGCCATGAGGatgggaaaataaaaaaaatctttttaatTAGTTCTCCTTTTTTGGAATTTTCTTATTATCCTTATCATTTTTTTTACAGAATATTTTGCAAACTAAAAAAATACAATAGTCAATATTCCTTATAATAGATATACTTAATTATATCATAAGAATCTTAAGATATTTTTCGACTAGATAGAAATAGTAAATTTGAATTGAGACACCTATTCCATGACGGATTTAAACTTACCTTCTATTTTCGTGCCTTTAGTAGGCTTAGTATTTCCGGCAATTGCAATGACTTCTTTATTTCTTTATGTGCAAAAAAAAAAGATTGTCTAGTATTTTTTAGTGTAAGTAATATAATATGGTAGGGTATGTGACTTTTTCTACACACACTTTCTACACACAAATGAAAAACGGCTATGGATGCAGATATAGGCTACGAGCATAAATGCATGAATATGCAGAGCTTGGTATAGCgagtttttttttatttattttaattgaatcaacgaatattttttgaatagaaAGTCAATGTATCTAACCTATTATTTCACAGGAGTACTAGTTGCTGAAGGCGATTTCAGAATCAAAAAAAGTAAAGGCAAAATTATTTAGCTTATTCTCTCAATTTCAATCGACCGCTGCTGGATTTAGTATATCTAATATGAATTGGCGATCAGAACACATATGGGTAGAACTTCTAAAAGGTTCTCGAAAAAGGAGTAATTTTTTCTGGGCCTGTATTCTTTTTCTAGGTTCACTAGGATTCTTATTGGTTGGGACTTCCAGTTATCTTGGTAAGAATATTATATCTATACTTCCATCTCAAGAAATTCTTTTTTTTCCGCAGGGGGTCGTGATGTCTTTCTACGGAATCGCAGGCCTATTCATTAGCTCCTACCTGTGGTGTACTATTTTGTGGAATGTAGGTAGTGGTTATGACCGATTCGATAGAAAAGAGGGAATAGTTTGCATTTTTCGTTGGGGATTCCCTGGAATAAAACGTCGCGTCTTCCTTCGATTCCTTATGCGGGATATCCAATCAATTAGAATTCAGGTTAAAGAGGGTCTTTATCCTCGTCGTATTCTTTATATGGAAATCCGGGGCCAGGGGATCATTCCCTTGACTCGTACTGATGATAAGTTTTTTACTCCACGAGAAATTGAACAAAAAGCTGCCGAATTGGCCTATTTCTTGCGCGTACCAATTGAAGTATTTTGAGGTATCTTTTTTGAACTGAATTGAATGAAGAAAAGATAAATTGGAAGAAGAAAAGTTTTCTCAACATGGGGAGGAAGTCCCTTCGAAATTGGATTTGTTATTGTAAGGGGATTTTTAAGTATTTATCTaaaggaaggaacaaacgaggataagataaaattattttaaattttttttgtcGAAGTTAGATATATTGCATACTATTCTTCTCTTCCATTTTCACCCGAAAGGGCTTTTTTTATTCTATTTCACTATTTCATTCCATCTAGATCTAAGAAAGAACCCAATGCACTGAAATTCCACTAATATACAAAAAAGAAGAATAGATACAGGGTATCAAACCTATAGAGTTTTTgcttcaaagaaatagaaatatcatgaaatagaaatatcatcATATAGAGTCAGGGAATGGAATAGAGTCAGCGAATGAAGCATATTCATTAACAACTCCATTTACagatcaaaaatgaaaaaaaagaaagcatTGCCTTCTTTACTATATCTTGTATTTATCGTACTTTTGCCTTGGGGGGTCTCTTCCTCATTTAACAAATGTCTGGAACTTTGGATTAAGAATTGGTGGAATACCAGGCAATCCGAAACTCTCTTAACTGATATTCAAGAGAAAAGGATTCTAGAAAGATTCATAGAATTAGAAGAACTTTCTCTCTTGGACGAGATGATAAAAGGGAAACTAAAGACACATGTACAAAAACCTCCTACAGGAATACACAAGGAAATAATACAATGGGTCAAAATAAATAATGAGGATCATCTCCATATCATTTTGCATTTCTCGACAAATATAATCTGTTTGGCTATTCTAAGTGGTTCTTTTTTTCTGGGTAAAGAGGAACTTGTCATTTTGAATTCTTGGGTTCAGGAATTCTTCTATAATTTAAATGACTCAATAAAagctttttttattcttttagttactgatttttttgTTGGATTTCACTCCACCCGTGGTTGGGAACTAGTAATTCGTTGGGTCTATAACGATTTTGGATGGGCTCCTAATGagcttattttcactatttttgtTTGTAGTTTTCCAGTAATTCTAGATACATGTTTGAAATTTTGGGTCTTTTTTTGTTTAAACCGTCTATCTCCTTCGCTTGTAGTCATTTATCATTCAATTAGTGAAGCATAAATTCATTTGATCTCCCGATATTAATATTAATCAAATTAGCATCTTTCTTTAGAAAGAAAGCCCTTTTCCATTTTACCAAAATTCTTTCTATTTATACCTGCTTTAAGGTATTCATCATTGCAGTACAACTGTTGCAGTAGAATGCCAACAAATTCGTGTATAGGGAACTAGATTAGCTTAGCTACCTATCTAATTTATTGTAGAAATTCTGGGATCTGTGATTGGACATGGAAAATAGAAATACTTTTTCTTGGGTAAAGGAACAGATAACTCGATCGATTTCTGTATCGATCATGATATACGTAATAACTCGGACATCTATTTCAAATGCATATCCCATTTTTGCGCAGCAGGGTTATGAAAACCCACGAGAAGCAACTGGGCGAATTGTATGTGCCAATTGCCATTTAGCTAGCAAGCCCGTCGATATTGAAGTTCCCCAAGCTGTGCTTCCCGATACTGTATTTGAAGCAGTTCTTCGAATTCCTTATGATATGCAATTGAAACA
The sequence above is drawn from the Hordeum vulgare subsp. vulgare unplaced genomic scaffold, MorexV3_pseudomolecules_assembly, whole genome shotgun sequence genome and encodes:
- the LOC123422839 gene encoding ribulose bisphosphate carboxylase large chain — encoded protein: MSPQTETKAGVGFQAGVKDYKLTYYTPEYETKDTDILAAFRVSPQPGVPPEEAGAAVAAESSTGTWTTVWTDGLTSLDRYKGRCYHIEPVAGEDSQWICYVAYPLDLFEEGSVTNMFTSIVGNVFGFKALRALRLEDLRIPPTYSKTFQGPPHGIQVERDKLNKYGRPLLGCTIKPKLGLSAKNYGRACYECLRGGLDFTKDDENVNSQPFMRWRDRFVFCAEAIYKSQAETGEIKGHYLNATAGTCEEMIKRAVFARELGVPIVMHDYLTGGFTANTTLAHYCRDNGLLLHIHRAMHAVIDRQKNHGMHFRVLAKALRMSGGDHIHSGTVVGKLEGEREMTLGFVDLLRDDFIEKDRARGIFFTQDWVSMPGVIPVASGGIHVWHMPALTEIFGDDSVLQFGGGTLGHPWGNAPGAAANRVALEACVQARNEGRDLAREGNEIIRAACKWSPELAAACEVWKAIKFEFEPVDTIDKKV
- the LOC123422838 gene encoding ATP synthase subunit beta, chloroplastic, producing MRTNPTTSRPGVSTSEEKSTGRIDQIIGPVLDVTFPPGKLPYIYNALVVQSRDTADKQINVTCEVQQLLGNNRVRAVAMSATDGLMRGMEVIDTGAPLSVPVGGATLGRIFNVLGEPVDNLGPVDSSATFPIHRSAPAFIELDTKLSIFETGIKVVDLLAPYRRGGKIGLFGGAGVGKTVLIMELINNIAKAHGGVSVFGGVGERTREGNDLYMEMKESGVINEKNIEESKVALVYGQMNEPPGARMRVGLTALTMAEYFRDVNKQDVLLFIDNIFRFVQAGSEVSALLGRMPSAVGYQPTLSTEMGSLQERIASTKKGSITSIQAVYVPADDLTDPAPATTFAHLDATTVLSRGLASKGIYPAVDPLDSTSTMLQPRIVGNEHYETAQRVKETLQRYKELQDIIAILGLDELSEEDRLTVARARKIERFLSQPFFVAEVFTGSPGKYVALAETIRGFQLILSGELDGLPEQAFYLVGNIDEASTKAITLEEENKSQK